The following coding sequences are from one Candidatus Borkfalkia ceftriaxoniphila window:
- a CDS encoding glutamine synthetase III family protein, which translates to MNIPEMFASNVFNWQVMQDKLPKDIFRSLRKTIEEGRPLDNSLANIVANAMKDWAVEKGATHYTHWFQPMTGVTAEKHDSFITPTKDGKVIMDFSGKELVRGEPDASSFPSGGMRATFEARGYTAWDPTSFAFVKDGTLFIPTAFCSYSGEVLDKKTPLLKSMNALNKQALRILRLFGNTTAKAVLPTVGAEQEYFLIDRSMYYARKDLRFAGRTLFGARPPKGQELEDHYFGAIKIRVSEFMRDLDEELWKLGILAKTKHNEAAPAQHELAPIFTTTNVASDQNQMMMHIMKRVAHKHNLYCLLHEKPFAGINGSGKHNNWSMTTDTGVNLLDPGSTPAENGQFMLFFMAVIKAVDEYQDLLRLSVASAGNDHRLGGYEAPPAIVSVFIGEELEEIVEALEADKKPAGRGKKIMKLGVDTLPELPKDTTDRNRTSPFAFTGNKFEFRMLGSTFSIAGPNIMINTIVADTLREFADILENAPDFNAALHRLVVDTIKKHKRIIFNGNNYCKEWTAEAEKRGLLNLKNTAEALPYFTAPKNIELFRRMGVFTEREAASRQEIMQENYCKVVNIECLTMLDMAKKDIYPAVAAYITDLCACVREKRAVFGTISVRSECELIEKLSAANESMYDKANEIEKLLAEAKTCSDVAVCSVFFAEKVIPAMNELRAFADEMELVTAKKYWPFPTYGDILFSV; encoded by the coding sequence ATGAACATACCCGAAATGTTCGCTTCAAACGTCTTTAACTGGCAGGTGATGCAGGATAAACTGCCCAAAGATATCTTCAGGTCTTTAAGAAAGACCATCGAAGAGGGCAGGCCTCTGGACAACAGTCTTGCGAATATCGTCGCCAACGCCATGAAAGATTGGGCGGTGGAAAAGGGCGCGACGCATTATACGCATTGGTTCCAGCCGATGACGGGCGTCACGGCCGAAAAGCACGACAGTTTTATCACGCCCACTAAGGACGGCAAAGTCATCATGGACTTTTCGGGAAAAGAACTCGTGCGCGGCGAGCCGGACGCCTCTTCCTTTCCCAGCGGGGGCATGCGCGCGACCTTCGAGGCGCGCGGATATACCGCGTGGGATCCCACCTCTTTTGCCTTTGTCAAGGACGGTACGCTGTTCATTCCCACCGCTTTCTGTTCGTACAGCGGCGAGGTCCTGGATAAAAAAACGCCCCTTTTAAAGAGCATGAACGCGCTCAACAAGCAGGCGCTCAGGATATTGCGCCTGTTCGGCAACACCACCGCAAAGGCGGTGCTGCCCACCGTGGGCGCGGAGCAGGAATATTTTCTCATCGACCGCTCCATGTACTATGCGCGAAAGGATCTGCGCTTTGCGGGCAGAACGCTGTTCGGCGCCCGCCCGCCCAAAGGGCAGGAGTTGGAAGACCACTATTTCGGCGCCATCAAGATCCGTGTGAGCGAATTCATGCGCGATCTGGACGAAGAACTCTGGAAGTTAGGCATTCTCGCTAAGACCAAGCATAACGAGGCGGCGCCCGCCCAGCACGAACTTGCGCCCATTTTCACCACAACGAACGTCGCGAGCGACCAGAACCAGATGATGATGCACATCATGAAGAGGGTGGCGCACAAACACAATCTGTACTGCCTGCTGCACGAAAAACCCTTCGCGGGCATCAACGGCAGCGGCAAACATAACAACTGGTCCATGACGACGGATACGGGCGTCAACCTGCTCGATCCCGGTTCCACCCCCGCCGAAAACGGGCAGTTCATGCTCTTTTTCATGGCGGTCATCAAGGCGGTGGACGAATATCAGGATCTTTTGCGCCTTTCCGTCGCCAGCGCGGGCAACGACCACCGTCTGGGCGGCTACGAGGCGCCTCCCGCCATCGTTTCGGTGTTCATCGGCGAAGAACTCGAAGAGATCGTCGAAGCGCTGGAAGCGGATAAAAAACCCGCGGGGCGCGGCAAAAAGATCATGAAACTGGGCGTGGACACGCTGCCCGAACTTCCCAAGGATACGACCGACCGCAACCGCACGTCGCCTTTCGCCTTTACGGGAAACAAGTTTGAATTCCGTATGCTCGGCTCGACGTTTTCGATCGCGGGCCCGAACATCATGATCAACACCATCGTGGCGGATACCCTGCGCGAATTTGCCGATATACTCGAAAACGCCCCCGACTTCAACGCGGCGCTGCACCGTCTGGTCGTGGATACCATCAAAAAGCACAAGCGCATCATTTTCAACGGCAACAACTATTGCAAGGAATGGACTGCCGAGGCGGAAAAGCGCGGGCTTTTAAACCTTAAAAATACCGCCGAAGCGCTGCCGTACTTCACCGCGCCGAAAAATATCGAACTCTTCCGCCGCATGGGCGTGTTTACCGAGCGGGAAGCGGCATCCAGACAGGAGATCATGCAGGAAAATTACTGCAAGGTCGTCAATATCGAATGCCTCACCATGCTGGACATGGCGAAAAAGGACATCTATCCCGCCGTCGCCGCCTATATAACCGATCTGTGCGCGTGCGTGCGCGAAAAGCGCGCCGTTTTCGGAACTATTTCCGTGCGCTCGGAATGCGAACTCATCGAAAAACTTTCCGCCGCCAACGAATCCATGTACGATAAGGCGAACGAGATCGAAAAACTGCTCGCCGAGGCAAAGACGTGTTCTGACGTCGCCGTCTGCTCGGTGTTCTTTGCGGAAAAGGTGATCCCCGCAATGAACGAACTCCGCGCGTTTGCGGACGAAATGGAACTTGTCACCGCCAAAAAGTACTGGCCTTTCCCGACTTACGGCGACATTTTGTTCAGCGTTTAA
- the cmk gene encoding (d)CMP kinase — MESMKISLAGDLGSGKSTVGRIIGEKCGLEFYSTGTIQRKIALERGMTTYELNRYMEDHPEIDDEIDNGLKALENSDKNLVIDSRLAWHFVPSSFAVYMTTMSEISARRIMNAKRDSEPFASIDEAIESISLRRASESRRYLSMYGVDIKNMDNYDLVLDTSFVPPEKVADTVLKYYKMAREGKKFDKYVLSPKRIYPLSPKEDGKIAVAERDGDFFLVAGKTQFLSLVKRGVKLVSCQKGEGDFCAEGYRAQLETWEKESGIAFSRVPACLKG, encoded by the coding sequence ATGGAAAGCATGAAAATTTCACTCGCGGGCGATCTGGGGAGCGGAAAAAGCACCGTCGGCCGCATCATCGGAGAAAAGTGCGGCCTGGAATTTTATTCGACGGGCACCATTCAGAGAAAGATCGCGCTGGAGCGCGGCATGACCACGTACGAACTCAACCGCTATATGGAAGACCATCCCGAGATCGACGACGAGATCGACAACGGGCTGAAAGCGCTGGAAAACTCGGATAAAAACCTCGTCATCGATTCGCGGCTCGCGTGGCATTTCGTGCCGAGTTCCTTTGCCGTGTATATGACGACCATGTCCGAGATCTCCGCGCGCCGCATCATGAACGCCAAACGCGACAGCGAGCCGTTCGCGAGCATCGACGAGGCGATCGAGTCCATCAGCCTGCGCCGCGCCAGCGAAAGCCGCCGCTACCTTTCCATGTACGGCGTGGATATCAAAAATATGGATAACTACGACCTCGTTCTGGACACTTCCTTCGTGCCGCCCGAAAAAGTAGCGGACACCGTCCTCAAATATTATAAGATGGCGCGGGAAGGGAAAAAGTTCGATAAATACGTGCTCTCTCCCAAACGGATCTACCCGCTTTCTCCGAAAGAGGACGGCAAGATCGCCGTCGCGGAGCGGGACGGCGATTTCTTTCTCGTTGCGGGGAAAACGCAGTTTTTGTCCCTTGTAAAGCGGGGCGTAAAACTCGTTTCCTGTCAAAAGGGCGAAGGAGATTTTTGTGCGGAAGGATACCGCGCGCAACTCGAAACCTGGGAAAAGGAGAGCGGCATCGCCTTTTCGCGCGTTCCCGCCTGCTTAAAGGGCTGA
- a CDS encoding LemA family protein produces the protein MFYLLLPGWVVPTIIGGVIALVVIILIGVIVGAYNAFVRMRNTCEEAWATIDVYLKKRYDLIPNLVETVKGYAKHESGTLEKVVAARNAAMNAQGVEAKAEAENMLSGTLKSLFALSEAYPDLKANANFIDLQNQLKQIESELANARKYYNATARQINTKMQSFPSNIVAHFMHLSKFSYYEIEEEARQNVKVQF, from the coding sequence ATGTTTTACTTATTATTGCCCGGATGGGTCGTGCCCACCATCATCGGCGGCGTCATCGCCCTCGTCGTCATCATTCTCATCGGCGTCATCGTCGGGGCATATAACGCGTTCGTACGGATGCGCAACACCTGCGAGGAAGCATGGGCGACCATCGACGTATATCTGAAAAAGCGCTACGATCTGATCCCCAATCTCGTGGAAACGGTCAAAGGCTATGCAAAACACGAGAGCGGCACGCTGGAAAAGGTCGTCGCGGCGAGAAACGCGGCGATGAACGCGCAGGGCGTCGAGGCAAAGGCGGAAGCGGAAAATATGCTTTCGGGGACTTTGAAATCTCTATTTGCGCTGAGCGAGGCGTACCCCGATCTGAAAGCGAACGCCAATTTTATCGATCTGCAGAATCAACTCAAACAGATCGAGAGCGAACTCGCCAACGCGAGGAAGTATTACAACGCCACGGCGCGCCAGATCAATACCAAAATGCAGTCTTTCCCCAGCAATATCGTCGCGCACTTCATGCACCTTTCCAAATTCTCTTATTACGAGATCGAAGAGGAAGCGCGCCAAAACGTGAAAGTACAGTTCTGA
- a CDS encoding DUF2207 family protein translates to MKNKIGLFVSVCVMMAVFITLAGVLPSLSSEPPRADDSFTVKSYDATYEFEHDRTFGVSLDLVVEFNRNGKHGIIVDLPYNSGESYRDIESDSHIEVKRDAKNFISVYLYFSETGTAPVHTPLELSLFYRMSVPVATDIKQLSLNVLGSGWTAEIESMRAKVILPETPASTAGWRGTNSSIDLTVKENVISVTAQDLRPFTPVTFDMNMRTDALGGRYVEPSVYIYIVVALLLLAAVILANVFTKKENIVPVVNFSTEKDPLYVGLVIDGKTNREDLTSLIFYWANKGYIRLNLENEDDPILLKDKNLPDGTPDYESILFDGIFSRGDEVAVSSLNESFYTTANSAVNAAKAHKMPCFKSKITALSVLFALAAALLAALPPFIAAQNVHPTFINAWGFLMFLPVIVLAPLGGYIVQTELKWTKAKKIGYVVLLFALAAVAAAVYGIFTPAYVFPVWARFVVGILTAGTMAFSALYRRRTREYAEALGGIVGFRDYIRLAEKDKMETMLEENPSFYYDILPYAQVLGVSDIWTDKFAGLSMQPPYWAMNTHVSLFDVYVIHSLLRSTSATLSHSFHSLPQGASGSGGGFGGGGFGGGGFGGGGFGGGGGRSF, encoded by the coding sequence ATGAAAAACAAAATCGGATTATTCGTTTCCGTCTGCGTTATGATGGCGGTGTTTATAACGCTCGCGGGCGTATTGCCCTCGCTTTCGTCCGAACCGCCGCGGGCGGACGATTCGTTTACCGTCAAAAGTTACGACGCGACGTACGAATTCGAACACGACCGCACGTTCGGCGTTTCGCTCGACTTAGTCGTCGAGTTCAACCGCAACGGCAAGCACGGCATCATCGTCGACCTTCCCTACAATTCGGGGGAATCGTACCGCGACATTGAGTCAGACTCGCATATCGAAGTCAAGAGAGACGCGAAAAATTTTATTTCCGTCTATCTCTATTTCAGCGAAACGGGCACGGCGCCCGTACACACGCCGCTCGAACTCAGCCTGTTTTACAGAATGAGCGTGCCCGTCGCGACGGATATAAAGCAACTGAGCCTCAACGTTTTGGGTTCGGGCTGGACGGCCGAGATCGAAAGCATGCGCGCGAAAGTCATTTTGCCCGAGACGCCCGCAAGTACGGCGGGCTGGCGCGGAACGAATTCTTCGATCGATCTGACCGTAAAAGAAAACGTGATTTCGGTGACGGCGCAGGATCTCAGGCCCTTTACGCCCGTGACTTTCGACATGAATATGCGCACGGACGCGCTGGGCGGCAGATACGTGGAGCCGTCGGTCTATATTTATATCGTCGTCGCACTGCTCTTATTGGCGGCGGTGATTTTGGCGAACGTATTCACGAAAAAAGAGAATATCGTGCCCGTCGTCAACTTTTCCACGGAAAAGGATCCGCTGTACGTGGGGCTCGTCATCGACGGGAAGACCAACCGCGAAGATCTGACGTCGCTCATATTTTACTGGGCGAACAAAGGATATATCCGGCTCAATCTAGAAAACGAGGACGACCCGATCCTTTTAAAGGATAAAAACCTGCCTGACGGCACGCCCGATTACGAGAGCATTTTGTTCGACGGCATTTTTTCTCGCGGCGACGAAGTGGCGGTGAGTTCGCTCAACGAATCTTTCTACACGACCGCAAACAGCGCCGTGAACGCCGCAAAGGCGCATAAAATGCCCTGTTTTAAATCGAAGATCACCGCTCTTTCCGTCTTATTCGCGCTCGCAGCCGCGCTTTTGGCGGCGCTGCCGCCGTTCATTGCGGCGCAAAACGTGCATCCGACCTTTATCAACGCGTGGGGATTTCTGATGTTTTTGCCCGTGATCGTCCTCGCGCCCCTCGGCGGCTATATCGTGCAGACCGAACTCAAATGGACGAAAGCGAAAAAGATCGGTTACGTCGTCCTGTTATTCGCGCTCGCGGCGGTTGCGGCAGCCGTTTACGGCATCTTTACGCCCGCGTACGTATTTCCCGTGTGGGCGCGGTTCGTCGTGGGAATACTCACGGCGGGCACGATGGCATTTTCCGCGCTCTATCGCCGCCGTACGCGCGAGTACGCCGAGGCGCTCGGCGGCATCGTGGGCTTCCGCGACTATATCCGCCTGGCGGAAAAAGATAAAATGGAAACGATGCTCGAAGAGAACCCCTCGTTTTATTACGACATTCTCCCCTACGCGCAGGTGCTGGGCGTTTCGGATATCTGGACGGATAAGTTTGCGGGGCTTTCGATGCAGCCGCCCTACTGGGCGATGAACACGCACGTGAGTCTGTTCGACGTTTACGTCATCCACTCACTTCTCCGCAGTACTTCCGCGACTTTGTCGCATTCCTTCCATTCGCTCCCGCAGGGCGCGAGCGGTAGCGGCGGCGGTTTCGGCGGAGGAGGTTTCGGTGGCGGCGGCTTCGGCGGTGGTGGCTTCGGAGGCGGCGGCGGACGCAGTTTTTAA
- a CDS encoding O-methyltransferase, giving the protein MQNLLSFGQLRIDARLACLREKAKSGRDPSTPDETLNYLLYTIQTLRPSRILEIGTGEGLSGAAMLFAAKDARLTSIECVEERFFTAKKNFADLGLSIRADLIFGDAGEVLPHLNGAYDLIFLDGPKAQYLNYFPCLKALLRSGGVLFADDVLLYGWVDGREPMPAKRRPLVEKIRAYLRAVLEDPDFITSVLPLGEGVAVSVRL; this is encoded by the coding sequence ATGCAAAATCTTTTATCGTTCGGTCAACTTCGGATAGACGCACGCCTTGCCTGCCTTCGGGAAAAAGCAAAGAGCGGGCGCGATCCTTCCACCCCCGACGAAACGCTCAACTATCTTCTCTATACGATCCAAACGCTCCGTCCCTCCCGCATTTTGGAGATCGGCACGGGTGAGGGGCTGTCGGGCGCGGCGATGCTTTTTGCGGCAAAAGACGCGCGGCTTACGAGCATCGAGTGCGTAGAGGAGCGGTTTTTCACTGCGAAAAAAAATTTCGCCGATCTGGGGCTTTCGATCCGCGCAGATCTGATCTTCGGGGACGCGGGCGAAGTGCTCCCGCATCTGAACGGCGCGTACGATCTGATTTTTTTGGACGGTCCCAAGGCGCAGTATCTGAACTATTTTCCTTGTCTTAAAGCATTGCTGCGGTCGGGCGGAGTGCTGTTCGCGGACGACGTGCTGCTGTACGGCTGGGTGGACGGGCGCGAGCCGATGCCCGCAAAGCGCCGCCCGCTCGTGGAAAAGATCCGCGCGTATCTTCGCGCCGTGCTGGAAGATCCCGATTTTATCACCAGCGTTCTTCCCCTCGGCGAGGGCGTGGCGGTTTCGGTCAGGTTATAA
- a CDS encoding tRNA 2-thiocytidine biosynthesis TtcA family protein — MERSKEIERSIITKYRKLIWSRFLKGCKEFELVNEGDNVAVCISGGKDSMLLAKCMQELQRHSPVKFGLKFLVMDPGYNPANRKLIERNAEILGIPAEIFESDIFEAVAEIGKNPCYMCARMRRGFLYDRAQKMGCNKIALGHHFDDVIETLLMSILYGAQVQGMPPKIKSKNFGGMELIRPLYYVKECDIVAWKNYNDLEFLRCACRFTEACENDKEETSKRLAVKKLIAALKKEDHNVDINIFRSMYNVHADTLISFDTKGQEYPFLERYKRKE, encoded by the coding sequence ATGGAACGCAGCAAGGAGATCGAGCGCAGCATCATCACCAAGTACCGCAAACTCATATGGAGCCGCTTTTTAAAGGGCTGCAAGGAATTCGAATTGGTCAACGAGGGCGACAACGTGGCGGTGTGCATTTCGGGCGGCAAGGATTCCATGCTGCTCGCCAAGTGCATGCAGGAATTGCAGCGCCACAGCCCCGTGAAATTCGGACTGAAATTTCTGGTGATGGATCCCGGGTACAATCCCGCCAACCGTAAACTCATCGAACGCAACGCCGAAATTCTGGGCATTCCCGCGGAAATTTTCGAGAGCGATATTTTCGAGGCGGTGGCGGAGATCGGGAAAAATCCGTGCTATATGTGCGCGCGTATGCGCCGCGGCTTTCTGTACGACCGCGCGCAAAAGATGGGGTGCAACAAGATCGCGCTCGGGCACCATTTCGACGACGTGATCGAAACGCTCCTGATGAGTATTTTGTACGGCGCGCAGGTGCAGGGCATGCCGCCCAAAATTAAGAGCAAAAATTTCGGGGGCATGGAACTCATCCGCCCGCTGTATTACGTCAAAGAGTGCGATATCGTCGCCTGGAAAAATTATAACGATCTGGAATTTCTCCGCTGCGCCTGCCGGTTTACCGAAGCCTGCGAAAACGACAAAGAGGAAACGTCCAAGCGCCTTGCGGTCAAAAAACTGATCGCCGCGCTGAAAAAAGAAGATCATAACGTAGATATCAATATATTCCGCAGTATGTACAACGTGCACGCGGATACGCTGATCTCTTTCGATACGAAGGGACAAGAATATCCCTTTCTCGAGAGATACAAAAGAAAAGAGTGA
- a CDS encoding MarR family winged helix-turn-helix transcriptional regulator, producing the protein MKEEKIRQIIDNLWYMALKSRKHMDEPRRAAHERTVAHHQIFCLAMLRDTGGGSMSELARKMGVSSQQMTRVVNDLENLGCAKRYIDENNRRHVLVKITEEGERTLDAQFKAAYDYMAHKFEIFSDEELDECLCHLAALTKYWDRLQD; encoded by the coding sequence ATGAAGGAAGAAAAAATCAGACAGATCATCGACAATTTATGGTATATGGCATTGAAATCGCGCAAGCACATGGACGAACCGCGGCGCGCGGCGCATGAGAGAACCGTGGCGCACCATCAGATCTTCTGCCTTGCGATGCTGCGGGATACGGGCGGAGGCTCGATGAGCGAACTCGCGCGCAAGATGGGCGTTTCCAGCCAGCAGATGACGCGCGTCGTCAACGATCTGGAAAATCTGGGCTGTGCCAAGCGATATATCGACGAAAACAACCGACGCCACGTATTGGTGAAAATCACCGAAGAGGGCGAACGGACGCTGGACGCGCAGTTCAAGGCGGCGTACGATTACATGGCGCATAAGTTCGAGATATTTTCGGACGAAGAACTGGACGAGTGTCTCTGTCATCTCGCGGCGCTCACAAAATACTGGGACAGATTGCAGGACTGA
- the dinB gene encoding DNA polymerase IV has protein sequence MPDRVILHSDLNNFYASAECILFPEFKNKPLAVCGDEKARHGIVLAKSEEAKKYGVRTGDVIWEAKRKCPHLVIRPARFSVYTKLSKEVRDIYGRFTDHIEPFGIDECWLDVTKSGVFGSGYEIAEQIRRAVREELGLSVSVGVSFNKVFAKLASDLKKPDAVSVVDRSNFRDKIYGLPVTDLLFVGKSMAARLEKIGVRTIGALAAAEPAFLQSYLGKWGQTLSTYARGEDDSPVRHIEEAQELKSIGNSTTWREDILNLSDVKRVLYILSESVASRLKDAGLGKANTVHLWVRDRDLNDYSYQKKVRPTALCGEIAQEAYALFCEHYALRRAVRGLGVTVSGFDKGVEQLTFGFLSGDYEKKARAEQAVEKIRSKYGYEKLQRGIMFEDKASLTMDLKGGRLMRPKKGEIISDEGKDK, from the coding sequence ATGCCCGACCGAGTGATCCTTCATTCCGATCTGAATAATTTTTACGCATCGGCGGAATGTATCCTCTTTCCCGAATTTAAGAATAAGCCGCTCGCCGTGTGCGGCGACGAAAAGGCGCGCCACGGCATCGTGCTCGCCAAGAGCGAAGAGGCGAAAAAATACGGCGTGCGCACGGGAGACGTCATCTGGGAGGCAAAGAGAAAATGCCCTCATCTCGTCATCCGTCCCGCGCGTTTTTCCGTATATACCAAACTTTCGAAAGAAGTCCGCGATATTTACGGGCGTTTTACCGATCACATCGAGCCTTTCGGTATCGACGAATGCTGGCTGGACGTGACGAAAAGCGGCGTGTTCGGCAGCGGATACGAGATCGCGGAACAGATCCGCAGGGCCGTGCGCGAAGAACTGGGTTTAAGCGTTTCGGTGGGGGTGAGTTTCAACAAAGTATTTGCGAAACTCGCCAGCGATCTGAAAAAGCCCGACGCGGTTTCCGTCGTAGACCGTTCGAATTTTCGGGATAAGATCTACGGGCTTCCCGTCACAGACCTCTTGTTCGTGGGAAAGTCGATGGCGGCGCGGCTGGAAAAGATCGGCGTCCGCACGATCGGCGCTCTGGCGGCAGCGGAACCCGCCTTTCTGCAATCTTATCTCGGCAAGTGGGGACAGACGCTTTCAACTTACGCGCGCGGCGAGGACGATTCGCCCGTGCGACATATCGAAGAGGCGCAGGAACTCAAATCCATCGGCAATTCCACCACCTGGCGCGAAGATATCCTCAATCTGTCCGACGTCAAGCGGGTGCTGTATATTCTGAGCGAAAGCGTCGCCTCTCGGCTCAAAGACGCGGGCCTCGGCAAGGCGAATACCGTGCATTTATGGGTGCGCGACAGGGATCTGAACGACTATTCCTATCAGAAAAAAGTGCGTCCGACCGCGCTTTGCGGCGAGATCGCGCAGGAAGCGTACGCGCTTTTTTGCGAACATTACGCTTTGCGGCGGGCGGTGCGCGGGCTGGGCGTCACCGTTTCGGGCTTCGATAAGGGCGTGGAACAACTCACGTTCGGTTTTCTCTCGGGCGATTACGAAAAAAAAGCCCGCGCGGAGCAGGCAGTGGAAAAGATCCGCAGCAAATACGGCTACGAAAAGTTGCAGCGGGGCATCATGTTCGAAGATAAAGCCAGCCTTACCATGGATTTGAAGGGCGGCAGGCTCATGCGCCCGAAAAAAGGGGAGATCATAAGCGACGAAGGCAAAGACAAATAA
- a CDS encoding peptidase U32 family protein: protein MKEKRFSELLAPAGNFEKLKTALYFGADAVYLGGKDFSLRSFADNFTADEMKRAVETAHAAGKKVYVTANIFARNADFSALSDYFRFLSEIGADAALVTDAGVFAAARAAAPALKLHLSTQANTTNKYAAKFWYGEGAERVVLARELSVAEISEIRDFCPELQLEAFVHGAMCISYSGRCLLSNYLAGRDSNRGECVQACRWKYEVRAEGASCPVEEDARGTYIFNSKDLNLIGHLKELSEAGVDSFKIEGRMKSAYYLATVVNAYRRAFDRLAGKPSAFSDADIFGELKKCAHRDFTTAYALGENEKTVNYADSQTKGTCDFVAEVKEGGECSALVEMRNRFRVGETLEILSPTDTCNQKFVVDSLCDAEGNPVEDAKLVQQTLRIGCPYLLRAGDILRRPVADKK from the coding sequence ATGAAAGAGAAACGTTTTAGCGAACTGCTCGCGCCTGCTGGCAATTTCGAAAAACTGAAAACGGCGCTGTATTTCGGCGCAGACGCGGTTTACTTAGGCGGAAAGGATTTTTCGCTCCGCTCCTTTGCGGATAATTTCACCGCCGACGAAATGAAACGGGCGGTGGAAACTGCGCACGCGGCGGGCAAAAAAGTTTACGTGACCGCCAATATTTTCGCGCGCAACGCGGACTTTTCGGCGCTTTCCGATTATTTTCGTTTTTTAAGCGAAATCGGCGCAGACGCGGCGCTCGTGACCGACGCGGGCGTGTTCGCCGCCGCAAGAGCCGCCGCGCCCGCGCTCAAACTGCACCTTTCCACGCAGGCGAACACCACCAATAAATACGCGGCGAAATTCTGGTACGGAGAGGGCGCGGAGCGCGTCGTGCTCGCGCGCGAACTGTCCGTCGCGGAGATATCGGAGATACGCGATTTCTGCCCCGAACTGCAGTTGGAAGCCTTCGTGCACGGCGCCATGTGCATCTCGTACAGCGGGCGGTGCCTTTTGAGCAATTATCTCGCGGGGCGCGATTCCAACCGCGGCGAATGCGTGCAGGCATGCCGCTGGAAATACGAGGTGCGGGCGGAAGGCGCGTCTTGTCCCGTGGAAGAGGACGCGCGCGGCACCTATATCTTTAACAGCAAAGACCTCAATCTCATCGGACATCTCAAAGAACTTTCCGAGGCGGGCGTCGATTCCTTTAAAATAGAGGGGCGCATGAAGAGCGCGTACTATCTCGCAACCGTGGTGAACGCTTACCGCCGCGCCTTCGACAGGTTGGCGGGCAAGCCGTCCGCTTTTTCCGATGCGGATATCTTCGGGGAACTGAAAAAATGCGCGCACCGCGATTTTACGACAGCCTACGCGCTGGGCGAAAACGAAAAGACCGTCAATTACGCCGATTCACAGACAAAGGGGACGTGCGATTTCGTCGCGGAAGTCAAAGAGGGCGGCGAATGTTCTGCGCTCGTGGAAATGCGCAACCGTTTCCGCGTCGGCGAAACGCTGGAAATTCTGTCGCCGACGGATACGTGTAATCAAAAATTTGTCGTGGATTCACTGTGCGACGCGGAGGGAAATCCCGTAGAAGACGCGAAACTCGTGCAGCAGACGCTACGTATAGGCTGTCCTTATCTGCTACGCGCGGGGGATATTTTACGGCGGCCCGTTGCAGATAAAAAATAA